A region of the Methylobacterium nodulans ORS 2060 genome:
ACCGCGATCAAGCAGGCCGTGGAATTTGGGCTTACGCAGCAGATGAGCCTGGTCGGGCTTGTCTTCGACCTGAACAACGTCCCGGCGCTTGGTATGCAGACGGCTCAGGGCATCCTGACCGTCAACGCCTGGTATTGGGACCTGAGTGATCCGTCGCGGGAGTTCGCCAAACGGTTTGCGGCTCGTCATCCGAAGCGCGACATGCCGAACCACCATCAGGCAGGCGTTTACGCGGGGGTGCTTCACTACCTGAAGGCGGTCGACAAGGCCGGCAGCGCCGAGAACGGCAAGGCCGTTGTCAGTGCCATGAAGGCCTTGCCCACCGACGATCCGCTGTTCGGGAAGGGTAGCGTGCGGCAGGACGGGAGGGCGATCCACCCCATGTACCTGCTTCAGGTGAAGACGCCCGAACAGTCGAAGAGCACCTGGGACGTGTTCAACGTGCTAACGACCATTCCGGGCGAGGATGCATTCCGGCCGCTAGAGGCGGGCGGGTGCCCTCTGGTGCAGAAATGAGCGCGCGGAGCCCCGCCGTCATACGAGGCCGGGCCGCTCAGGCCTTGCCACTACTCCGTTCCAGGAGAACAGGCGATGAAAACGTTCAGCTACGAGCGGCGTCTCCACTGGAGCGAGTGTGACCCGGCCGGCATCATCTTCTTTCCGCACTACGCGCGCTGGATGGTTGAGGGCCTGAATTTCCTGTTCCTCTCGATCGGGGTCGACCCTAACGGCCGCATCGACAAGGAGACAGTCGCGGGAATCCCCTCGGTCGGGTTCTCGATCAGCTTTCACCAGCCGCCGCGCCTGCACGAGATAGTCACGCATGAGATCACGATCGAGAAGATAGGCCGGAGTTCGCTGACCGTGAACCATCGGTTCCTGCGAGAGGACATCTGCCTTGCGGAGGCCAAAGAGACCCGCGTGTGGGCCGCGCACTCGCTCGCAGACGCGGGCGTCAAGTCGGTACCCATCCCGGACGAGGTGCGAAGACAGTTGGAAGACGGCGGCGAGCAAGCCCCACCGGTCGGGAGCAAGAGGCTGTTATGAGTCCCGGCAGCCCATAAGCACTTTGCCGACCGGGGCGACGAGCTTCGTAGAGCTTTGGTGGGACCAACTGAGACTACGTTTGACAGCCATGGTTCGCTAGAGCTGATGCTTTGAGATATGTCCTAATCTCACTGACCGGATGTCGTCCATTATCTCCGAACTCCCTCTCCGTGCAGGCCTGGGCCGTGGCGGTAGGGGCCAAGACGGCGCGTGCGGCGACGCGACCGCGAGGCGGTGGCGCAGGGTCTGTGCGAGTTCATCCTGCCCCTCATCCAGATCCGCAATCGTCGGAAGGGCTACGCTGTGTCGATCATCAAGGCCGGCATGCGGGTGATCGGCCGAGACTCCGGTCCGGTGCGCAGCCCGTTGGCGGACTTGACGGCGGGCGAGCAAGCAGAGCT
Encoded here:
- a CDS encoding acyl-CoA thioesterase; translated protein: MKTFSYERRLHWSECDPAGIIFFPHYARWMVEGLNFLFLSIGVDPNGRIDKETVAGIPSVGFSISFHQPPRLHEIVTHEITIEKIGRSSLTVNHRFLREDICLAEAKETRVWAAHSLADAGVKSVPIPDEVRRQLEDGGEQAPPVGSKRLL